The sequence aaaacacgtttctccggaaatctcgtgcgaacaaattggcacgcccagtggaacatctctacctctcatctctctctcgtcatcCAAGTCTAACGAAtctacaaatggcaccaaagaaagttgcatccaaagcTACCATCGCAAGCAAAACTTACATAAGCTCTGTCATCACGGAGGAAATCTGGGACCAGCTGATGGAATCTCTTAAAGGCAGGATCGTCATCAGAAAAAATCCCTTGTTCAACAACTATGCTTTTGCTACTGATATATtagagaaagaatcacattttGATGTAGTATCTGTCATGATGACTGACGTAACAACTGAGTCgaccatggcagagatggaggTAAAGATAAATCTCCTAATGAAGGTTGTAgaagagcgagatcatgaaatcgttGCTTTAAGAGATCAGATACAAGCTCAAGATACTGTTGAATCAAATCAATCCCCATctacaaaagccaatgacaaaggaaaaactGTCTTGCAGGAAAGTCAGCCACCACAATCCACCTCTGTTGCCTCCCTGTCAGTTCAACAGCTctaggatatgatcacaaactctATAAGAGCTCAGTACGGAGAACCGTTGCAAACTTCCTTTATGTACTCGAAGCCATACATCAAGAGAATCAACAACCTGAGAATGCcagctgggtatcaacctccaaagttccagcagttcgatggaaagggcaatccaaaacaacatgtNNNNNNNNNNNNNNNNNNNNNNNNNNNNNNNNNNNNNNNNNNNNNNNNNNNNNNNNNNNNNNNNNNNNNNNNNNNNNNNNNNNNNNNNNNNNNNNNNNNNNNNNNNNNNNNNNNNNNNNNNNNNNNNNNNNNNNNNNNNNNNNNNNNNNNNNNNNNNNNNNNNNNNNNNNNNNNNNNNNNNNNNNNNNNNNNNNNNNNNNNNNNNNNNNNNNNNNNNNNNNNNNNNNNNNNNNNNNNNNNNNNNNNNNNNNNNNNNNNNNNNNNNNNNNNNNNNNNNNNNNNNNNNNNNNNNNNNNNNNNNNNNNNNNNNNNNNNNNNNNNNNNNNNNNNNNNNNNNNNNNNNNNNNNNNNNNNNNNNNNNNNNNNNNNNNNNNNNNNNNNNNNNNNNNNNNNNNNNNNNNNNNNNNNNNNNNNNNNNNNNNNNNNNNNNNNNNNTGAAAAGATCGTGGgtagtgccacaaaagaatctatggtcattcatgtgaccccgctgaaattttcctccaaaggaaaacaaacaaaatttgaaagaaggcacaataAGGGCGAAAAGcgtcgtccaactcttaaagaacaacaagagaaggtttatccattccctgactctgatgtgacagatatgttggagcaactactagagaagcaacttattcagctaCCGGAATTCAAGCAGCCGaaacaagaaggaaaaatagataatcCTAACTACTGCATGTATCATCGGGTcattagtcacccagttgaaaggtgcttcatgctgaaggaacgaattatgaagttggctcgtgaaaagaagattgagcaagatttggatgaagtaacTCAGACAAATCATGCTACAGTAGTGGCAACTTCAAATGTTCCATTACTATTTGTGTcccatgctcaaagacaaagcCCGATTCAGTTTGGAGAattcgagcctatagttgttcggttccaacaagagattcaaacagaaaattctgaaaagaaaGTTAAGCTTgttgaagatgacaacgaaGGGTGGATAAGTGACTCATCGAAAGAGAAGACAACTAAACTCCACCAAAAAGAGTCGCgttcctatcgaagctatagaagaagaaataagactcataaaaagaaaggtaaAAAAATGACACGGAAGCCTAAGtatgctaagaaagaagacaaagacTTCCCTCAATTCCGATGGCCGACAACTttggcagaatttctcccaagaagctttctcaataatcatccagagaaagtatcagaagttattgcatgtcacactatcggcatagtggaagtcgacaacaatcatgtGACTCCTGAAGAAGTCAAAGactcagaagaaatgaagcaaagaacttctatcttcgatcgtattaagccttcaagtgctTGATCTTTagtctttcaaagattaagTATGGCTacggtaggagaagaagactaatgtccaacgactacttctgctcgaacttcagccttcaaaaggctagGTATATCCACATGAAAGAAAGATCAACCTCCAGCAtctgcttttgatcgtctcaagacaacaagcgatcaacataaagaaaggatgaaaatcttgaagccaacgtcattccatgaagaaaacaacgacgaaaagattcacagtcgtgtcccttcacgcatgaagaggaaattttctggtgacataagtacagaaggttccttgatagtgaagccaaaactcatcatattgacaaATCCTATAAATGAAGAGGAtaatcaaaaccatgatgaaataagagcttctgaagtttaaatgaagaagctcctcatTGCAAGAGCCTAAACTACATGATGCTCCTAGCCCGTATGAGCTTAAAATGTAAACGgcgccaaaaaaaaaattgtatgaacTACGTTACGACTTAATCCttttcattataaagggtatgtaggcaacttaaagaaatttaagttcagtcgcacataaaaagaaaaaaaaaatctcttcaaactacgttatgacttgatccctatcattaagaagggtatgtaggcggcttgaaagaaacttcaaattcagtccagttaaaaaaaaaaaaacttgaactacgtcatgattcgatccctttctttaaaggtacgaaagaaacttaaagaaatttaagtttagtccatcaGAAGAGGTATCACAATCACCTAAGTAtaatactacaagattgatgcTGATCATCCCTGTCAAAGAATGACACTTCatattgaagatgttcatccctattggggGCAACACAATAGGTTGAAGATGTTCATTCTCGTAAGGAGCCaacacagtaaataaaaggcacatACGTGGAATgcgcttcgcttcctctttaaaagtaaacttatacacttcttcatcttcaagtttagaggctccaTCGATGCTCCATCTTCACGCTTAAAGTCACGAAGTCAAGCTCAATGTGaagattcatcgatgcttcatcaaactcaaatgcagaggatttgccgatgctttgtcaaactcaaatgcgaagGTCccgtcgatgcttctccatcttcaagtttaaggttggtgtgcatggctcggctccatcttcaatgactcGGTTTACAAAATCATGACATAGTTTCGCTTTATCTCCAAAGTCGTGGTGCAgtttcgtttcctctccaaaatgttggctcgaatttgcttcatcttcaaagtcgcgacgtggcttcgtttcatctccgaACTGATGACACagtttcacttcatctccaaattgaTGACGCGGCTTCACtccatcttcaaagtcgtgatgcggtttcgtttcctctctaaaatattggtacaacttcaccccttctccaaaattggtgtagcttcgcttcctctccaaaaatgtgggtgtggttccacctcatatgcgagatcaagtttggtttgcCTAGCTTTACCTCATATGCGGTCTGGTCCGTCTGGCTCTGCCTTGTACACGAGATCGACTTTAGCCAACCTGACTCCGTTCAAAATCTTAATGGCACattcttctcatcttcaagGTTTGATGGCATATCCGTCTCATCTTCAAATACTCAATGGCATATTtcccttatcttcaaattttgatcaaggagtAACATAACAAGGCAAACCTTTcgaggatcctccctagggtgatcgaatgggagagttgtttGCTTTTGCGGGGCTTcttcccatgacgatcaggatacacgagcggcactacaaggtagacctttccgAGATCCTCCcgagggtgatcgaatgggagagttgtaagcctttgcggggcctctcccatgacgatcaagaTACACGAGCggcgctacaaggtagaccttaaaaaagagagagatgtGGAACTCGATTCTTGAATTGAAATTGTTAAAGAGTCAATCAAAAAAGATCATGCTCGATTGGAGGCTGCCTGAATTAGGGGTACGGTGGAGTTTTGAAATCTCCAGATTCAACGACGAGGAGTTTTGAACTTAAGACTTGAGAGAATTTGGCATAAGCCAACAGTATGGagaagaaaatctcgctagAGGCTGGTATCGCTAGCCAACAAAACATACGGCTGCCtgagataaaaaataaaaagaaaaaaatttattaataaataataataataataaaaagggaGAATCTCGCTGGAAATCCCTCTCGCTAATGTTGCTCTCTTCCACAATCTCGCTCAAATgctctcgctgatctcgctctctccactctcgctctctcccaacTTTCTcatcacaatctcgctctctcccactttctcgctcacaaTCTTCTCTCTTccacgatctcgctctctccagtgtcgctctctcccacaatctcgctcgaaatgctctcgctgatctcgctctctcccacgaTCTCGCTGGTAATGGTTTGGTATCGCTGATAATGCctgatctcgctagtaatgGCTTGGTATCCGCTTGGTAATGGCCTGATTCTCCGCTAGTAATGGCTTTGGTAATCACTGGTAATGGCCTAATCTCGCTAGTAATGGTTTGGTATCACTGTAAATGGCATGATCTCGCTGATAATGGCTTGGTATCACTGGTAATGCATGATCTCGCTGATAATGGCTTGGTATCACTGGTAATGGCCTAATCTCGCTAGTAAGACATATCTTCCAATACGTTGGCTTCTCCAAAAATCTCTTCCATTTAAGTTCAAATTCATATGCCAttcaaattggaattaaaatcAACTGTTATTCCAAATCTCAGTCTAAAGCCTctaatccaaattttattctaaattcaagCCAGCCAAATCGAGTGAGATAAATGTCAAATCcgtcccaaattaaaatttggccatatcccaaattttatcaatattcaAATGGTTAACCTTGATATTGAGTTAGGAATAAAATGTCGAGTCAAAATTTggtatattccaaattttatctcaaatttaaatcaacCTTAGTTTCTATACTCATTTCCAAGTAAAATTGAGCACATCCCAAATTTTTATCTCAAACCAAAATTgatccagattcaatttcacCCCAAATTCTAGTCCGAAttcgaattaaattaaaattgcaaTTAAAGGGGAACATAAATTCTACTTTAGCGAAAATGTGTCAAAcgaacaagatttcaaatcaaaattttgagctaaattctAATATTTTGATCATGATGATGCATCAAATAAAAGAGTCaaaaaatcatactttgatctcaaattacatttttttcgagattcatccacccatatacgtgcataaatctcgaaaatgggcatttgttgaatgaaaaattttggaccaatcacaagcaCCATGTCGTTTTGCTAAATTAACgatgaatttctaaatcattgactttggTCCAATTAAGAGTTGCAacatgtcccgaattgaattgaagacaagtttcgaTGACGTCAGCAGATAAATCAGATAAGATTTAAAttgtccaatttgatattactaaTTTGGGCCTTAAAGTCNNNNNNNNNNNNNNNNNNNNNNNNNNNNNNNNNNNNNNNNNNNNNNNNNNNNNNNNNNNNNNNNNNNNNNNNNNNNNNNNNNNNNNNNNNNNNNNNNNNNNNNNNNNNNNNNNNNNNNNNNNNNNNNNNNNNNNNNNNNNNNNNNNNNNNNNNNNNNNNNNNNNNNNNNNNNNNNNNNNNNNNNNNNNNNNNNNNNNNNNNNNNNNNNNNNNNNNNNNNNNNNNNNNNNNNNNNNNNNNNNNNNNNNNNNNNNNNNNNNNNNNNNNNNNNNNNNNNNNNNNNNNNNNNNNNNNNNNNNNNNNNNNNNNNNNNNNNNNNNNNNNNNNNNNNNNNNNNNNNNNNNNNNNNNNNNNNNNNNNNNNNNNNNNNNNNNNNNNNNNNNNNNNNNNNNNNNNNNNNNNNNNNNNNNNNNNNNNNNNNNNNNNNNNNNNNNNNNNNNNNNNNNNNNNNNNNNNNNNNNNNNNNNNNNNNNNNNNNNNNNNNNNNNNNNNNNNNNNNNNNNNNNNNNNNNNNNNNNNNNNNNNNNNNNNNNNNNNNNNNNNNNNNNNNNNNNNNNNNNNNNNNNNNNNNNNNNNNNNNNNNNNNNNNNNNNNNNNNNNNNNNNNNNNNNNNNNNNNNNNNNNNNNNNNNNNNNNNNNNNNNNNNNNNNNNNNNNNNNNNNNNNNNNNNNNNNNNNNNNNNNNNNNNNNNNNNNNNNNNNNNNNNNNNNNNNNNNNNNNNNNNNNNNNNNNNNNNNNNNNNNNNNNNNNNNNNNNNNNNNNNNNNNNNNNNNNNNNNNNNNNNNNNNNNNNNNNNNNNNNNNNNNNNNNNNNNNNNNNNNNNNNNNNNNNNNNNNNNNNNNNNNNNNNNNNNNNNNNNNNNNNNNNNNNNNNNNNNNNNNNNNNNNNNNNNNNNNNNNNNNNNNNNNNNNNNNNNNNNNNNNNNNNNNNNNNNNNNNNNNNNNNNNNNNNNNNNNNNNNNNNNNNNNNNNNNNNNNNNNNNNNNNNNNNNNNNNNNNNNNNNNNNNNNNNNNNNNNNNNNNNNNNNNNNNNNNNNNNNNNNNNNNNNNNNNNNNNNNNNNNNNNNNNNNNNNNNNNNNNNNNNNNNNNNNNNNNNNNNNNNNNNNNNNNNNNNNNNNNNNNNNNNNNNNNNNNNNNNNNNNNNNNNNNNNNNNNNNNNNNNNNNNNNNNNNNNNNNNNNNNNNNNNNNNNNNNNNNNNNNNNNNNNNNNNNNNNNNNNNNNNNNNNNNNNNNNNNNNNNNNNNNNNNNNNNNNNNNNNNNNNNNNNNNNNNNNNNNNNNNNNNNNNNNNNNNNNNNNNNNNNNNNNNNNNNNNNNNNNNNNNNNNNNNNNNNNNNNNNNNNNNNNNNNNNNNNNNNNNNNNNNNNNNNNNNNNNNNNNNNNNNNNNNNNNNNNNNNNNNNNNNNNNNNNNNNNNNNNNNNNNNNNNNNNNNNNNNNNNNNNNNNNNNNNNNNNNNNNNNNNNNNNNNNNNNNNNNNNNNNNNNNNNNNNNNNNNNNNNNNNNNNNNNNNNNNNNNNNNNNNNNNNNNNNNNNNNNNNNNNNNNNNNNNNNNNNNNNNNNNNNNNNNNNNNNNNNNNNNNNNNNNNNNNNNNNNNNNNNNNNNNNNNNNNNNNNNNNNNNNNNNNNNNNNNNNNNNNNNNNNNNNNNNNNNNNNNNNNNNNNNNNNNNNNNNNNNNNNNNNNNNNNNNNNNNNNNNNNNNNNNNNNNNNNNNNNNNNNNNNNNNNNNNNNNNNNNNNNNNNNNNNNNNNNNNNNNNNNNNNNNNNNNNNNNNNNNNNNNNNNNNNNNNNNNNNNNNNNNNNNNNNNNNNNNNNNNNNNNNNNNNNNNNNNNNNNNNNNNNNNNNNNNNNNNNNNNNNNNNNNNNNNNNNNNNNNNNNNNNNNNNNNNNNNNNNNNNNNNNNNNNNNNNNNNNNNNNNNNNNNNNNNNNNNNNNNNNNNNNNNNNNNNNNNNNNNNNNNNNNNNNNNNNNNNNNNNNNNNNNNNNNNNNNNNNNNNNNNNNNNNNNNNNNNNNNNNNNNNNNNNNNNNNNNNNNNNNNNNNNNNNNNNNNNNNNNNNNNNNNNNNNNNNNNNNNNNNNNNNNNNNNNNNNNNNNNNNNNNNNNNNNNNNNNNNNNNNNNNNNNNNNNNNNNNNNNNNNNNNNNNNNNNNNNNNNNNNNNNNNNNNNNNNNNNNNNNNNNNNNNNNNNNNNNNNNNNNNNNNNNNNNNNNNNNNNNNNNNNNNNNNNNNNNNNNNgtccaaactacaaaaaaagttgaattggacccaaattccagatcaggcctaaaaccaactaattgggcctaaGGGTCAGGCCCatagaccaaccaagcccacgaagcccacctgagaactctataaatagagaagttctcttcatttgtaggggTAGCATTTTTTACACTCAGAAGACCCAGAAAGAATTCACTAACAAGCAGaggactcccaagactcctgaagctgcactcctacaaggcagaagacctttaaAGACACAaatattcttccaagacttctacttcaatcttctaagactcctgaagctgtactcctataaggcagaagatctttaaagatacaaatactcttccaagactcctacttcaagcttctaagactcctgaagctgcacttctataaggtagaagacctttgaagatacaaatactcttccaagacttctacttcaatcTTCCAAGActctgaagctgcactcctataaggcagaagatctttgaagacacaaatactcttccaagacttctacttcaaacttccaagactcctgaagctgcactcctataaggcagaagacatTTGAAGAtataaatactcttccaagacttctacttcaagcttccaagaatcctgaagctgcactcctataaggcagaagacctttgaagacacaaatactcttccaagacttctacttcaagcttctaagactcctgaagctgtaCTTCTATAAggtagaagacctttgaagacaaaaatactcttccaagacttctactccgagctttcaagacttctacttcaagaacgtttggtgctttccttctccaagtcaagcatattcacccaaaagagaatcagaggatcaagtattagagattgaaccacatcacatcaaatcaactccaacatcaacaccaactcaagttcaactccacgaaacacgtttctccgaaaacctcgtgtgaacaatTCCCTTGGCTATTACAGTGATGGGggagatttagttaaaaaaaattcatgacatagtaaaaatatagagcaataataggaagtagaagagaaaaaaaagaaaagaagatggataatgaaattcatggagaaaaattagttaaaatcaaaagttttgattttgttttggtttctcattttatttaaacatatttctagAAGAAATGTAATGGGTTAATTGTTATTCATTGaccaaaaaagaaaggaaaaaaaagaaaaattttaaaaattaaaagaaaaattacaatccatatttttttcaaacaaatatgggtagaattattgaacaaaaaagtttcaaaacaaaaataataatcataaaagcatattattgaataaaaaagtataaaaaattgCATACGATAGccagatatatgaactttacaccctaaacacagacatatgaactcaaaccAAATAACTCTGCATCCCAAATGAACTCCACAGATATATGAATGATATATGAACTCCAGACATTCTATCTCAATTCTGCACCCCAAATAGCCAATAAAACTGTTTACGCCGTAgaaatcgtttttttttttttaataatgatgtattcataatttaatttgaattaattataattattagaaGTTTCATTGATTACCATATAAGTAAGCCACAAATAATATATTACAAAGTTACCAAATAAAAAGCCTAGCCTttaaatagatataaatataaaagaaagtctcatttggtaaccagttcgttttttatttttggtttttgaaaattaagcctattttcttcctatatcttacaataatttacttttttctttagatacaatggttgaattattagtcaaattccaaaaataaaaacaaatttttaaaagccactttatttagttttcaaatttttgattgatttttctaaaccattgataaaaacaCATAGATAAcgaaggaagaaatttggaggaaaaCTAATatctatatgcttaattttcaaaaacaaaataaaaaaaatcatatggtTATCAAATGGAATCTTAATTTTCATGCGATGTTGATGAGAAGTTGTTGGAGCTGCATCCTCTGAACGGTGCCGTTTTGAATTTGCTGTAGCTTTTGTTCTTGCTCATTTTGTTGAATACTCCACAAACGAGCTGCATCGGCGGTGGTGGTGGTAGGGAGTCACCGCCTCCAGACACCGGCATTACAGGGAGGTTCTCGCAATTGCAGACTTCGATCATTAGGCCATCAGGGTCGTGGAAGAAGAGCTGATCGATGAAGATCCCGTCGTCTTCCACCTCGCATTTCACGTACTCGATTCTCATCTCTTTTAGTTGCTTCTCCGTTATCGCCATGTTTTCGCTCTGCCATATTAATGATAAAAATTACGTTGAGACTACACATATATGTAACATCTCTATTTTccgtatttttctaaaattttgttggtTTAAATTTCAAATGTCATCATATTCTAAACaatagttttatatatatatatatatatatatataatatgcattggttccgtaataatttagtcttccCAATTTAGGCTCAGTTGTTTtataactaattatttttttttaattttaaaaaattaagattataaatactacttctaCCTATAGATTTAtgttttgttataaattttcTATTCATGTTTTCATAAATCAAATAAGAACTTAGCAAACTAGGGTCTCATTTGATTGCCTATAGATACCCATTCTACTTCAAGGTTTCTtgtttgttatctactttttttagttctacccatgtttttaaaaaccaagtcaaattttgaaaactagatttttttttttttttggacaattCACAAAAAGTTATGGGATCCATTGGCGAATCCAAATATCTTAATTAGGTTGACACATCTTTAGTGTCCTCATCATTTCCCGTGgccaaaattagtttttttttttaaaatattttttaaaaactttgttTTGCTTTTAGAAtctgactaagaattcaattcttGCACTTAGGAAAGATGCAAACTATAgtgacaaaatgaaaaaaaaaaataggcataattttaaaaaaccaaaggcatgttttggtaaccattttgtttaatatttttttaaacctatggacactactttcaccaccaaatttctttctttgttatctacttttcactaatagtttaaaaaacaaagtaaaattttgagaactaaaaaaaatagtttttatttttgaaatttggctaagaattcaaccattgtacttaacaaatatgcaaatcatttaTAAGATTGTGGATTATAAGGCTtaatataaaatacattatttttcaCAACAATGACTAAATCGTTAtatcctaaaattaatttaaaaatgaaaataaagaggGACCTGAAATGAAAGATGATTATCTTTAGGCTTGATGACTCTTTTCTTGGGCATGTTATCAGGTTCATCAGATTGAAGAAGATGTATTCCAATGCCATAGTTGTACAAcctatttcattaaaaaaaaaaaaaaaaaaaaagtcataataattttttgaaataaaaataaaaataaaaatagaaaatgatcTTGggtttagagagaaaaaaaaaaaaaaaacaaatacaatacCATGCACCATGGAAGGTAAAGGAGGTAGGTCTTTTAATAGGATAAAACCCAAGGACTTTCTGATAAAATTCCAAAGATTTCTCCAATGAATTGCAAACTATTGAAATGTGATTCACAGACTTGAGAAGAAGAGGGTTCTTCATCTTTACTCAAAGAAATTCAAAATCAGAAGGTTgtgttttttataaattaagaaCCCCAAAAAGAGGAAAGGAGCAAATGGAATTTGTTGTTGTTGGATTGAAATTTCTGCACTGCCTTTGGGGGTTTATATATTGGATTGAGTTGGAgagaatttttaatttatttggttttgattgattaattaatttaatgttatgGTTAGATGATCTTGTTGGAAAgaattattatttgattagcATAACTTTTTGTCTGCTTTGATTTCCAAGTAAACTGAAGAGCTGGAAGAGAGAtgtaatctttttaattttgactTTGTCAAAGTATTAGGTGCGTACATAAGTTGGATTGAGAGTATTTTTTGGATCAATCTAAAATTTCAAGTTCGTTAGATTGGCAATccaaaacattcaaataaagTCTCCGATCCAAcacttaattaaaaatatgtaaatttatctacaacacaggattaataactaaaatctcataaaattcaaatgttaaatatcaaatatttatgatatttattacaaattttaaacaaagacaaatatcacaaaaattttaaaaattaaaaattcataaattaattaagctttaaatgaatatatatattatagatttttttaaccAATCCACGACCCACCGAActcaacaaaaatagaaaaagtttaacATTTAATCCAACTTAACCCTTACATTTTTGGTTGGATAGTCTAGGTTGTTCAGATTGTAGGGTCATTTGAATACTCCAACAAAATATAATGAATTTGTTTGCTTTTAATTTGGGATTTTAGTGGgattttttttggttaatttgcaTCCATGATTAAAGGGGAAGaaagattttcttttcttcattcaaatacagaaaaataatcaaaatatttataaatatggtaAAATTCCACTATCTACATGTGATAGAccgtgatagactactatttatGTCTATTATGTCATAATAGACATAGATAAGTCTATTGCGATCTATCATCGATGAActgtaatattttattattatttataaatattttcaataattttatcatttaaaataatttccatTACTTAAAAGCTCATGGTAAGTAAACCTATTTTAAACTTAGTACTTTTCTTTAACTCAACAGTTGCAGGAGTAAATGAGAAAAACACGTcgatttgtaaaatgataataaGTGCATCTTATCTTATTCcctaaattatattaaaaattactatttttcaGTATATTGTCTCATAAAATGGTCTATTAGAAGTCTGTGTCACATttaaactgttttttttttttaatttaattttattttatttttttgtaataagTGGTAACATAgttttttaacaaattattcagaaaaaaaaattagaaataatttTAAGGACTAAAAAATGGTTTTTGGAAAAGTGTGTTTTTACTTCTTGAATTATGGTTTATTAAGATTCCAAGATTATTCTAAAAAGTAAAACTATAGACATGGAAGTTGGGGAGATAGGTTAAGAAgctgaatttaaaataaataaataaaattaaaaacaaaataatattagcACCTGAAAAaaccaatgaaaaaaaaattggtgaaCAAACtcagtcaagaattaattgGTCAAACTTAGTTCAATGGATTAATAAAATCAaaaagtgtaaaaaaaaaaaatctaaatatttagGTTTTGGATTTTACTAacgcttcttcttctttggaaGTTTATGTTTCCTTAGTTTTTTCAGAgaatttttccaactttttttttttttttaattttatgaggGACAGATGGAATAAGTAGCAG comes from Benincasa hispida cultivar B227 chromosome 2, ASM972705v1, whole genome shotgun sequence and encodes:
- the LOC120072266 gene encoding uncharacterized protein YwkD-like, translating into MKNPLLLKSVNHISIVCNSLEKSLEFYQKVLGFYPIKRPTSFTFHGAWLYNYGIGIHLLQSDEPDNMPKKRVIKPKDNHLSFQSENMAITEKQLKEMRIEYVKCEVEDDGIFIDQLFFHDPDGLMIEVCNCENLPVMPVSGGGDSLPPPPPMQLVCGVFNKMSKNKSYSKFKTAPFRGCSSNNFSSTSHEN